One Candidatus Planktophila limnetica DNA segment encodes these proteins:
- the aroH gene encoding chorismate mutase produces the protein MNVRAIRGATQVQANDPSSIGEGSKELLSSILKANNLEISDVISVLLTASPDLNAAFPASAAREIGFQSVPLLCAQEIDVPGALPRTIRVMLHCNSSRSVQEIEHVYLHGASVLRKDLAQ, from the coding sequence ATGAATGTACGAGCTATTCGTGGAGCCACTCAGGTCCAAGCCAACGACCCATCTTCTATCGGGGAGGGGTCAAAAGAGCTATTGAGCTCTATTTTGAAGGCCAATAACCTTGAAATTTCTGATGTTATATCTGTGCTTCTAACTGCATCCCCTGATCTCAACGCTGCTTTCCCTGCCAGTGCGGCACGCGAAATCGGTTTCCAATCTGTACCGTTGTTGTGCGCTCAAGAGATTGATGTTCCAGGTGCTCTGCCACGCACAATTCGAGTTATGTTGCACTGCAACTCCTCACGCTCAGTTCAAGAAATTGAGCATGTGTATCTGCACGGGGCCAGTGTTCTGCGCAAAGATTTAGCGCAATAA